ATATCTACTCAACAAATGATATAAATGTAATTCGTTCAATAAAATTAAATAGTTTAGCACAAATAACAAGTCTCTTTGAGAATAGTCTAATCAAAGTATTTGAGTATAAAGATTTTGATAAAAGGTTTGAAGATAATATTTATAATATAAATAAAGAGTTTTATAGAATAAAAGATTTATTAACTCTTTTTATCTCAGCAAAAGAACAAATGCTTAGAGAAGAAGAGAAGTTATCTAGTTTATTGATGGAACGCTCAACAACAAATACTGAGTTGGTAGAAAAAATAAAAAATTTAAATCAAATTTCAGAGAAGATAGAGGAAAATATTTTATCTCACTCTGATTTTATATCAAAAACTACAACTAGTGTGATTATTGTAGTAGGTGTTATCTCTTTATTCTTAATTTTCTTAGCTGCAAGTACTTTGATTTATAGAATAAACTTTCCCCTTGATTTTATCATTAATTATATAGAAAAAATAAGAAATAATAAAAAAGGCCTCTCTTCGAAACTTCCTATTGTAATTGATGATGAGTTTGGAAAACTTTCTAAATCATTTAATTCAATGACTAATACTATTAGTAAAAATATAAAAGAGATACAAAATCTTAATAAAGAGATAGAAGACACTCAAAAAGAAGTTATTCTTACTATGGGTGCAATAGGTGAAACAAGGTCAAAAGAGACTGGAAATCATGTAAAAAGAGTTGCAGAGTACTCAAAGATTCTTGCTATTAAATACGGTTTAGATGAGAATGAAGCTAATCTTTTAAAAGAGGCTAGTCCTATGCATGATATTGGAAAGGTTGGTATACCAGATAGAGTATTAAAAAAACCTGCAAAATTAAATGATGAAGAGTGGGAGATAATGAAAGGACATGCTCAACTTGGATATGAGATGTTAAAACACTCAAATAGAAAGATTTTAAAAGCAGCAGCAATTGTAGCTAAAGAACATCACGAAAAATGGGATGGAAGTGGATATCCAAATGGTTTAATAGGTGAAGAGATCCATATTTATGGAAGAATCACTGCTGTTGCTGATGTATTTGATGCTTTAGGAAGTGATAGATGTTATAAAAAAGCTTGGCCCTTAGAAGAGATTTTAGACCTATTTAAAAAAGAAAGAGGAAAACACTTTGACCCTAAATTAGTTGATTTACTTTTTGAAAATATAGATGAAGTAGTATATATTAGAGACAAATATAAAGATATCTTTGATTAAATAGCTTTACCTTTCAAAAATTCCATATTAACTCCTCACACACTGCATATTGAGTCCATATTAAACCTTTATAATACTACATATCAAAACAAAAAGGATTTAATTATGAAAAAACTTGTAACTTCAATTTTAGGAGCTACTTTACTAGCTGGTTCAGTTTTTGCAGCGGGAAATCAAGGAATGTCAGATATGAGTCATTCAAAAATGAATAAAGACCATGTTCAAAAATGTGAAGCTTTTATGCAAAAATATCAAGTAAGTCAAAGTAGTTGGACTCCTCCTACAAATATACTTACAGACTTATATCAAGCATCTGAAAACTAGTCTTTTATTATCTAGTCTCCTTTCTCCTTTAAACCTTCAAGATATTTTTCTTGAAGGTTTTTTTTGATTAAAAATTATCATTTAGTTTATAGCCTATTCCTTTTATAGTAGTAATACACTCTTTTCCTAACATTTTTCGTAAATTTTTAATATAAGTTCTAATAGTTGCTGCTGTTGGTATTTCATCATAAACCCAGTTATTTAATGAAATTTCTTCAATTGATACAATTTTGTTTTTATTTTTTATAAAAAATTCTAAAATTTTTGATTCAATCTTTGGAAGAGTGTATGTTTTTTCATTAACTTTAAGTAGTTTAGAATCATAGTTATACTCAATATCTTTATTTATTTTTATAGTTCCCATTGAATCAATATTTCTTAGTCTTTTTATATTGTTTAGACGTGCTTTTAATTCACTTAGTTGAAATGGTTTTTTTAAATAATCATCTGCTCCTGCATCAAATCCAATTTCAACATCTCGTGCAGTATGTAATGATGTTATAAAAATAGTAGGAATATCAATTTTATTTTGTTTTAGTATTTTTAATAAATCCAATCCTGTCAAAGAAGGAACATTTACATCTAAAATAAGAAACTGAAAAGACTCTTCATAAATACGTTCTAAAGCTTCCTGTCCATCATATGTAGTAACAACATTGTATTTTAGAGAAATCAAATACTCTTCTATTATCTCATTTAGTAGAATATCATCTTCAAGTAAAAGTATTTTCATTTTAGTTTTGGTCCTTTAATTTATTGAGAAATCATATGAAATTTATGAGGATTGAGTGTGGATATGTTATAATCCCAAAAAAACAGTAAGGATTTATATGACTAAATGTGGTTATGTATCTGTAGTTGGTAGACCAAATGCAGGAAAAAGTTCACTTTTAAACTGGCTTGTAGGTGAAAAAATTGCAATGGTTTCACACAAAGCTAATGCAACAAGAAAAAGATCAAATATAATCGTAATGCACGAAGATGACCAAATTGTATTTGTTGATACTCCAGGTATCCACGAAACAGAAAAACTTTTAAACCAATTCATGTTAGATGAAGCATTAAAAGCAATTGGTGATTGTGATTTAATTCTATTTTTAGCTCCAGTTACAGATAAACTTACTCACTACGAAAACTTTTTAGAGAAAAATAAAAAGAACACAAAGCATATTTTACTTTTAACAAAAATTGATAATGTTTCAAATAATGAAGTATTAGAAAAGATGAAAGAGTACGAACAATATGCTGATAAATATGAAGCAGTAATTCCAGTTTCAATTAAAAAGCAAACAAGACATGAAGATATTTTAGATGTTGTTACAAAACATTTACCAGAACATCCTTACCTTTTTGACCCAGAAATTATGACAACTGAACACTTAAGAGATATCTTTAAAGAGTTTATTCGAGAATCAATTTTTGATAATATCTCAGATGAAATCCCTTATGAAACAGATGTTATTGTAAATAGAGTTGAAGAGAAAAAAGATATTGATGTAGTAAAAGCTACGATTATTGTTCAAAAATCAACTCAAAAGGGAATGATTATTGGTAAAGGCGCAAGTGCTATTAAAAGAATAGGTAAAGATGCAAGAATCAAAATCGAAAAACTTACTGGAAGAAAGTGTTATTTAGAGCTATTTGTTTCTATTAGAAAAGGATGGACTAAAGACAAAAAAGGTCTTAAAGAGTTAGGGTACGACGTAACTTTTTAAATAAATAACTAAAAAAAATATTAAATTAAACTTTATTAAATCTTTTAAATAATAAAATAAATTATATTTTATTATGAAAGGTTTAATATGGAAACTTATGAAATAAAATCTACTGAAGAAATATCTGATGTACATTTAAAAAGTTTTCTCCTTACTAACCTTGAAAAAGAGGATTTTCTCTTATCTCCTAACTCATATATTTTTGCTTCTTATTTAGAAGAGTTAAATAAATACCAATTAATAGTTTTTGAAAAAAGCAATAGCTTAGCTCCTGAAATATTTTTACATAAAGCAATTTACGAAAATGAACTTCTTATTACCCAAAAGTTTTTCTGTCTTTATAAAGAAAAAAAAGTATATTTTTATCAAGAGTTAAAAGAAAAACTAGATAAAGAAAGAATTAAAGAGTTTATAAAAAGTAGTTTTGACTTAGATAGTTTATCTATTGTAGATAAAATAAATGAAGACAAAAAAAAAGAGAAGAACTATAGATTTATAAAGTATAAAAAAAGCTATCTATTTAAACTTTTGATACTCTATTTTCTAATTTTATTTATTGCTTTACTTTGGTATTTTTCTTTAGATAAAAAAAGTGAAAAAGATGTCTCTATATCAAGTTTGAAAAAGAAGATAGAAAGCCAAAAAAAAGATAATACCTACTCTTTTGTATCCTCTAAAATAATAAATTTATATTATCAAGCAAAACAAAAAGAGATAAACTTACATCTAATCCAACAAAATGACAACTCTTTTTTGATTGAATTATCTTCATTAAATAAAAATAGTATCTATGAGTTTTTTGATAATTATAAAACTTCTATAAACAGCTTTAAATATGATGAATTAATAGGAGGGTATATAGTAAATGCAAATATTGAATTTATTAGAAAATAGTTTTGAAAAAGCAGCTACAAGAGTAAAGTTAGAACTGTTTTTATTTCCCTTAATTATTATTGCTTCTTTGATTTATTTTTTAGAGCAGACAAAAGTAAAAGAATCGAAGAGAAGCCTTTTTAGTAGTAATATATTTATTCAAAAAAAGAGTATGGATAAATCCTTAATAGAAGTAATAAAAGATATTGAAACTTATTTAGAAAAAAACTCTATTCAGCTAATTGATATCTCAAATATAGATGAGAAGATACAACTTCAAGTAAATGCTTCTACTCTCTTAAATTTAAAATTATTAGATTATATAGAACACTACAATAATTTCTCTTCTATTAAAACATTAAGACTTACAGATGATAGTTTACTTTTAACTATAAGCTTTGACAAATCCTTTATAAAAACAAGTAATAAAGAAAGCAAGCTTGAACTAGCTTATTTAGAAAAACACATAAGTGCTAGTAAAAAGTATACTCTTAAAGCAATAGTTGGTAATGAAGTTCTAATAAATGAAAAATGGCTAAGTCTAGGTGAAAAAGTAAACAAAGATTTTAAAGTAGAAAAAATAAATAGAAATTCAGCCGTAATAAAAAGTGAAACTATTCAAATAGAACTAAGGCTTTATAATGAAACTATATAAATATCTAATTGATTATAACTATGTAAATAGTTTTGATTTAAAACTTTTAAAAGAGGCTTTGGTTTTACCTATTTCAAGTGATGGAATCTATTGTAAGTTTTATGTTTGTAAAGAGTCAAATTTAAAACTACTTGATTTAAGTTTGATAATAGAAGAGATTGAGATTTCAAAAAACAAAATAGAGTTCTTCTTAAGTGACTTTAATACAAGACTTGATTTATATAATCGCAGTGAAAATTTAATAAAACAAAAAGAGATAAACCCAAAACTTATGGAGGAGTTTTTTAATAAACTTTTAGAAAAAGCACTGAGTCTAAGAACAAGTGACTTACACTTTGAGAGTTTAGAAAACTCTATGATTGTAAGGTTTAGAATAGATGGAGAGCTAAGCTGTTTTTATATCTTTAATAAAGAGTTTTTTAAGACTATAAGTTCATATATAAAGATGTTATCAAAACTTGATGTAACAAAAGTTCGAAATCCTCAAGATGGAAGATTCTCTTTTAAAACTATTGATTTTAGAGTTTCTACTATGCCTACAATTCATGGAGAATCAATAGTAATAAGAGTTTTAGATAATTTAAATGTTAG
The Arcobacter sp. F155 genome window above contains:
- the era gene encoding GTPase Era, whose translation is MTKCGYVSVVGRPNAGKSSLLNWLVGEKIAMVSHKANATRKRSNIIVMHEDDQIVFVDTPGIHETEKLLNQFMLDEALKAIGDCDLILFLAPVTDKLTHYENFLEKNKKNTKHILLLTKIDNVSNNEVLEKMKEYEQYADKYEAVIPVSIKKQTRHEDILDVVTKHLPEHPYLFDPEIMTTEHLRDIFKEFIRESIFDNISDEIPYETDVIVNRVEEKKDIDVVKATIIVQKSTQKGMIIGKGASAIKRIGKDARIKIEKLTGRKCYLELFVSIRKGWTKDKKGLKELGYDVTF
- a CDS encoding HD domain-containing phosphohydrolase, whose product is MIKIFQKLTKNLSIKNIVLLGVIIMALIISAFAVTMTYLSSTIKYDQETLKHILDLEKQNQDVLTIIRKINYLENKIIISKNLTEIEMLENKLIDKDSVSLIHKEGEELLSYNKKLDEVSDDLLNLIISEQDVFSKKYVVLFYKEELKSYIKRVDKSIRTIINETEGLYGKAALFSKRYTRKNKENIDLDFLYKFGRVMSISKDLDSSANIFFGLISNIYSTNDINVIRSIKLNSLAQITSLFENSLIKVFEYKDFDKRFEDNIYNINKEFYRIKDLLTLFISAKEQMLREEEKLSSLLMERSTTNTELVEKIKNLNQISEKIEENILSHSDFISKTTTSVIIVVGVISLFLIFLAASTLIYRINFPLDFIINYIEKIRNNKKGLSSKLPIVIDDEFGKLSKSFNSMTNTISKNIKEIQNLNKEIEDTQKEVILTMGAIGETRSKETGNHVKRVAEYSKILAIKYGLDENEANLLKEASPMHDIGKVGIPDRVLKKPAKLNDEEWEIMKGHAQLGYEMLKHSNRKILKAAAIVAKEHHEKWDGSGYPNGLIGEEIHIYGRITAVADVFDALGSDRCYKKAWPLEEILDLFKKERGKHFDPKLVDLLFENIDEVVYIRDKYKDIFD
- a CDS encoding response regulator transcription factor — its product is MKILLLEDDILLNEIIEEYLISLKYNVVTTYDGQEALERIYEESFQFLILDVNVPSLTGLDLLKILKQNKIDIPTIFITSLHTARDVEIGFDAGADDYLKKPFQLSELKARLNNIKRLRNIDSMGTIKINKDIEYNYDSKLLKVNEKTYTLPKIESKILEFFIKNKNKIVSIEEISLNNWVYDEIPTAATIRTYIKNLRKMLGKECITTIKGIGYKLNDNF